A genomic window from Desulfuromonas thiophila includes:
- a CDS encoding DUF1833 family protein, with product MDMTEAIKEAYAYADPAVTLYETFEISHSTWLNNILLVDADRALSTPQGDFRPATIKASLPETDSSVRGQMKLTINCLPKAHRDALFAAAQETDPVYVKYRQYTGPGVAPDAELPVSLSVASIEFQGDFETVVTCLYPDLVNIPFCRRIMTTGILPGGRV from the coding sequence ATGGATATGACCGAGGCGATCAAGGAGGCCTACGCCTACGCCGACCCGGCCGTCACGTTGTACGAGACATTCGAGATCAGTCACAGCACCTGGCTGAACAACATCCTGCTGGTGGACGCCGATCGGGCGCTATCAACGCCGCAGGGCGATTTCCGGCCGGCCACGATCAAGGCGAGCCTGCCGGAAACAGACAGCAGCGTTCGTGGCCAGATGAAGCTGACCATCAACTGTTTGCCGAAGGCCCACCGGGACGCCCTGTTTGCCGCCGCGCAGGAGACGGACCCTGTTTACGTCAAATACCGCCAGTACACCGGCCCCGGCGTGGCGCCGGACGCGGAGTTGCCGGTGTCGTTGTCCGTGGCGTCGATCGAGTTCCAGGGGGATTTTGAGACGGTGGTCACCTGCCTCTACCCCGACCTTGTCAACATCCCGTTCTGTCGCCGGATCATGACCACGGGCATATTGCCGGGGGGCCGCGTGTGA